CCGGTGAGCAGTTGCGCCGCCTCGTGGCGGGTGAGCCGTTGATCAACGAAGTGGTCGACGGCTACTGAGTCGACGGGGCCGACGGCTACTGAGCCGACGGGACCCCGCACTACGCGGAGGGGGGCTGGTCCTCCGTACCGAGGACGTGCTGACCGCTCGCCGCGACCAGCCGGGGCAGGCCGGCGGCGGGCACCGCGGGAAGCAGGACCATCCGGTCGTCGGTGAGCGAGGCGATCACCCGGCGACGGTCGTCGACGCCGAGTTCGACCACCTCGTGCCAGGGAATGAGGCGCTGCCCGAACAGCGCCCGGATCTTCACCCCGGCGCGGTCCGCGTCGGTCCCGGCCCGCCAGGCCCAGATCCCGATCAGCAGCGGGATGAGCAGTATGGGGGTGAAGTACCAGGCCGCGCTCGCCAGCGGCAGGGCGCCGATGAACGCGATCGCGGCGGCCACCCAGATCGCCTGGCTGTACCGAAAATGAACCGAGTCGGTGCTGCTCACCTCCCTAGTTTCGCACCCGACCCTGATCTCCGTACGGGTGGGCGGCGGGCAGGCCCGGCAACCGACGACGGAATGGGTAGTCGGAGCATTACAAAAAGTGAGTGGGGTTACGCGAATATCGCTACCGGGGCGTAACTCCGCCCCGGCTCGATCGTTGACGGTTGATAGGTGTGCCTCCACCGTCTGCCGGGCGCACCCGCGCTACCCGCCCCACCAGTGCCACCAGTGCCAGCCGTTCCGCCCGCACCAGTCCGTCCCATGCCCCCTGCAGAAGGCGACATCGCCGTGTCCGTGGCGCTCCCCCCGCGCGCCGGAAGTCACCGGCGCACCACACAGGTGCCGGAAATCGTCGCCGGTTCGGCGGCGGCGGTCATCCTGATTGCCGGCTCAACCGGTCTCCTTTCCACCTACCTCGCCCTGGCTGTCGCCGTGGGCGTGGTCTCCGCACTCGCCGCCACCCGACTGATCCGGCTGGCGCTCGTCATCCACGCCGCCCGGCGCAGCTTCGGCCCCTGCCGGGGCGTCGGCTTCCTCGGCGCCGGTGTGGTGGCGAGCGGGTCGACCGTGCTCGCCCTGGCACTGGTGTCGGCCACCGTCCGCCCGTTGCTGCTCCTCCTCGGGCTCCTCGTCGCCCTCCCGCTCTACCTGCTCGGTGTGCTGTTGCTGCCAGGGGCCGCGAGCACCGTGTCGATGCGGTTGAGGCGTGGTTTCGACGGGCTGAGCCTCGGCGTCAGCCTCGCGTTCGTCGGTTGGCTGATGCCGCCCGCGGGTGGCATGCCGCCGGTCGCCCTCGCGGTGGCCCTGCTCGCCGCCGGTGGTCTGTCGATCATCGCGGTCACCGCGTTGCGCTCCTTCGGCTACCGGCGCGCGGCCGGACTCTGCGGCGCCGGCGCCGGCGCCTCGGTGCTGGGGCTCGCCGTGCTCGGCGTCCTGCTCACCTACGACGTGCCCGGCTGGGCGCCACTGGGCGCGGCCGTCCCGCTGGTCGTCGGGCCGATCCTGGCCGCCGCCGGCACCCGGTACGCCAACCCGGGCGCTCAACCGCCGCCGCCCGGTGAACCCGAGACGCACCTCTCGGCGTATCCGTTGCTCACCGTGCCGGCCGTGGTCGCCACCCTGGCTGCCGTCTACCACCTGGTGGTGGTCGGCGAGTTCGACCACACCTCGATCGTGCTCGGGCTCGCGGTGATCCCGACGCTGGTGGTCCGCGAGGTCTTCGCGGTGCTCGACATCCGCTCGTACGCCCGACGGCTGGTCAGCCAGGAGGCGCATTTCCGTGCCCTGGTCACCGGCGCCAACGACCTCACCCTGGTGGTCGGCGCCGATCTGCTGGTCCGGTGGCAGTCGCCGGCCGCCGCGCGGCTCTTCGGCCTCGCCGACGCCGACGTGGTGGGGCGGGCGTTCGCCGACCTCATGCACCCGGACGACGCCGCCTCGGTGACCGAACTGCTCACCGGGGTGCTCACCGGACCGGCTTCGGCCACCGGAAGGTCGCCGCTGGTCACCGCGAGGCTGCGCGACGGGCACGGGATGTGGCGGGACACCGAGTCGACGGTGAGCGACCAGCGTGGTGTGCCGGAGGTGGACGCGCTGGTGGTGCACGTACGTGACGTGGGCGAACGCCGGAAGCTGGAGCACCAGGTGCACCAGCTCTCCTTCACCGACCAGCTCACCGGGCTGGCGAACCGGCGGGACCTGATGCGGGCGATCGTCACCCAACGTTCGTTGGCCGGGCACACCGGCTCGCTGCTCGTGGTCGACCTGCACGGCATGTCGGCGATCAACGAGAGCCGGGGGCGCGAGGTCGGCGACGCGGTGCTGGTCGAGGTCGGCCGGCGGCTGCGTACCGGCGCCGGCGGCGACGACGTGGTCGCGCGGCTGGGCGGTGACGAGTTCGCCGTGGTCACCGTCGACGGCCCGATGCTCGCGTACGCGCTCGGCATCCGGTTGATCGGCGCGCTGACCGAGCCGTACCAGTTGCCCGGTGCGATCGTGAGCCTCCAGGCCAGCATCGGTCTGGCCGAACTCTGCGGCGGCAGCGGCGTGGACGACGTGTTACGGCGCGCCGAGATGGCCCGGCGCCGGGCCCAGCAGCTCGGGCGCAACCGGATCGAGTGGTACGACAGCGACCTGGAAGAACAGCTCGTCCGCCGGATGGACCTGGAACGGGAACTTCCCGGTGCCGCCATGCGGGGCGAGTTCGACCTGGTCTACCAGCCCGTGCTGGGCCTGCACGACAAGCGTCCGGTCGGTACGGAGGCGCTGGTCCGCTGGCGCAGCCCGTCGCTCGGTACGGTGCTTCCGGCCGAGCTGGTGCCGGTCGCCGAGGACCTCGGGTTGATCGACGAGCTGGGCCAGTGGGTGCTGCACAAGGCGTGCCGGCAACTCGCCGAGTGGTCCCGGGGCGGCCGTCAGCTGTGGATGTCGGTCAACGTCTCGGTGACCGAGCTGACCGGCTCGGAGTTCGTCGGGCGGGTCGCCGCGGCGCTCACCATCCATCAGGTCGAGCCGGACCGGCTGCTGATCGAGATCGCCGAACCGAGCGGGGAGGTGGACATCATGGGGGTGGTCGGCCAGCTCGGCAGATTGCGGGCGCTCGGGGTGCGTACGGCGTTGGACGACTTCGGCCTGGGGCCGGCTTCCCTGGCCCACCTGCGGCGGATGCCGGTCGACATCCTCAAGATCAATCGTTCTCTGGTTTCCGACCCGAGCGGCTGGCAGGGCCAGGGCAAGCCGGTGATCGACGTGGTGGTGAGCCTGGGCCGGCGGCTCGGCATGGAGATCGTCGCCGAAGGGCTGGAGTCCGCCGACCAGGTGGAACAGGCCCGGCTGGCCGGCTGCCGGTTCGGTCAGGGCTTCGTGCTCGCCCGCCCGGCCACCGCGGAGCGGGTCGAGGCGTACCTGGAGGAGTTCCCCTCGCCGTCCAGGTGAGACGGAGCCGACGCTTCGGCACCGCCGTGAGGTTGTCGCGGCGGGGCGGAACGCGCCCGGCGGGCGAGTACGGATCGGTCGGCCGTGTGACGTCGGGTCCTCCGCCGTGCCGGTGCCCACACCCTCTGGTCCTCACTACCGTCGATGCCGGGGCTCCGCCCGGGCGGGCGGACGGGAGGGGCGAAGATGGACGAGGACGCTGGCCGGCGGGTGCTGACGGCGGTACGGGAGCTGGCACCGACGATCGGCGACTGGGCTGCCGAGATCGACCTGGCCCGGCGACTGCCACCGGACCTGCTGGCCGAACTGGTCGCCGCCGGTTGCTTCCGGATGTTCGTGCCGCGCAGCCACGGCGGGTACCAGGTCGACGCACTCACCGGCATGACGGTGCTCGAGGAACTGGCCCGCGCGGACCCGTCCACCGGGTGGACCGTGATGCTCGGCAGCGAGGCACCGTTCCTGCTGGCGCTGCTCGGCCAGGACCAGTTCGACAAGGTGTACGCCGACCGCCCCGACGTGATCGTCGCCGGCGGGTTCAATCCGCAGGGGCAGGCGCGGGCGGTCGACGGGGGCTACCAGGTGACCGGCCGGTGGGCCTTCGCCAGTGGCTGCGAACACGCCGACTGGATCTTCGGGAACTGTGTGGTGCTCGACGAGAACGGCGTACCTAGGCCGGGACCGGTCGAGGGGATGCCGCAGACCCGGGGCATGCTCTTTCCCGCCGCGGAGGTGGAGATCGTCGACACCTGGCGGGTGCTCGGACTGCGCGGCACCGGCAGCCACGACATCGTGCTCGCCTCGGCGTTCTGCCCGGACACGCGTACGTTCGACATCTTCGGCGGCCGGCCGAGCGTGCCCGC
The Micromonospora pisi DNA segment above includes these coding regions:
- a CDS encoding PH domain-containing protein, whose product is MSSTDSVHFRYSQAIWVAAAIAFIGALPLASAAWYFTPILLIPLLIGIWAWRAGTDADRAGVKIRALFGQRLIPWHEVVELGVDDRRRVIASLTDDRMVLLPAVPAAGLPRLVAASGQHVLGTEDQPPSA
- a CDS encoding putative bifunctional diguanylate cyclase/phosphodiesterase, which translates into the protein MPPAEGDIAVSVALPPRAGSHRRTTQVPEIVAGSAAAVILIAGSTGLLSTYLALAVAVGVVSALAATRLIRLALVIHAARRSFGPCRGVGFLGAGVVASGSTVLALALVSATVRPLLLLLGLLVALPLYLLGVLLLPGAASTVSMRLRRGFDGLSLGVSLAFVGWLMPPAGGMPPVALAVALLAAGGLSIIAVTALRSFGYRRAAGLCGAGAGASVLGLAVLGVLLTYDVPGWAPLGAAVPLVVGPILAAAGTRYANPGAQPPPPGEPETHLSAYPLLTVPAVVATLAAVYHLVVVGEFDHTSIVLGLAVIPTLVVREVFAVLDIRSYARRLVSQEAHFRALVTGANDLTLVVGADLLVRWQSPAAARLFGLADADVVGRAFADLMHPDDAASVTELLTGVLTGPASATGRSPLVTARLRDGHGMWRDTESTVSDQRGVPEVDALVVHVRDVGERRKLEHQVHQLSFTDQLTGLANRRDLMRAIVTQRSLAGHTGSLLVVDLHGMSAINESRGREVGDAVLVEVGRRLRTGAGGDDVVARLGGDEFAVVTVDGPMLAYALGIRLIGALTEPYQLPGAIVSLQASIGLAELCGGSGVDDVLRRAEMARRRAQQLGRNRIEWYDSDLEEQLVRRMDLERELPGAAMRGEFDLVYQPVLGLHDKRPVGTEALVRWRSPSLGTVLPAELVPVAEDLGLIDELGQWVLHKACRQLAEWSRGGRQLWMSVNVSVTELTGSEFVGRVAAALTIHQVEPDRLLIEIAEPSGEVDIMGVVGQLGRLRALGVRTALDDFGLGPASLAHLRRMPVDILKINRSLVSDPSGWQGQGKPVIDVVVSLGRRLGMEIVAEGLESADQVEQARLAGCRFGQGFVLARPATAERVEAYLEEFPSPSR
- a CDS encoding acyl-CoA dehydrogenase family protein; this encodes MDEDAGRRVLTAVRELAPTIGDWAAEIDLARRLPPDLLAELVAAGCFRMFVPRSHGGYQVDALTGMTVLEELARADPSTGWTVMLGSEAPFLLALLGQDQFDKVYADRPDVIVAGGFNPQGQARAVDGGYQVTGRWAFASGCEHADWIFGNCVVLDENGVPRPGPVEGMPQTRGMLFPAAEVEIVDTWRVLGLRGTGSHDIVLASAFCPDTRTFDIFGGRPSVPAPHLVAPLVQFVLHLGAVAVGIAQGALDELTRLALGKQRLYASSSLADSLVFQLHLGRAETSVRAARALLRDLAAEFTASVATDPAAVPGFNPAAAGALAWVTEVAVAAVDTCYRAGGGGVARDSAPLQRRFRDIHTFSQHAAAAEGFLGTYGSALLGRPVAIGY